The window CTGTAAATTCACAGGTGGAGAAGAAGGAGATGGAAGAAACTGTGAGACAACAAAGCAAGGAAATTTAAAAACCCAGATGAACAAAATGGCGGCCCATCTGATCATGTCAAAGAttgattgaaagaaagaaatataatcagagaaatgaaaagaaaagggtaCAGGATCCTATCGGCATTCTTTTTGCGAGGATTCAAAAATTACCTCATTGTGCCCGTTCATTTGccgattaaaaattattttaaattttttaatttaaaattgaatatacataataaaaaaaaaacgcatAATATAAGATAAAATAATCTCTAAAATCTTCacaaaaggaagagagagaatttttatccaaagaaaagaaaagatggtAAACTCAGAAAAGACGAAACAGTAAACGAACGTACCAATTTGTGGTACATAGATAACAGCATCAATCAATCATGCGAGACTAATGAAAAAGAAGGTTTCCTTCATTGGTTTTGCCTGTGTATATTGCATTTGCATGCAAGCTTCTTTTCAGTGCTACAGTTTTTACTCTAATGCATTATGTGTAGGAAAATACTATTACGCTCTGGACTATGATATACACAAACATTTTTGACCGTTTATCTTCATTATCGCATCAGACCAAAGATTTAACGACTACACATAGATATACGAAAGCATACTAGAAAATCTCCATACCTATAAGTGAAAACAATTACACATGTTTTTATACTGTATCTATGAACACAgaatgcagagagagagagagagagagagagaccttgaCGCCCTTTCCTGGCCTGACCCTCTCTTCTACAGCTGTTATCCCACAGATGCGCTTCATATCTACCCGTCCACCGGTGTCTGCGCCAAAAATGCACACAGATAGATTCAGAGTAGCAGACAGTCTTTCTActttttttatccatttttatttactttttcatTAGCTTAAATTAATCAGTCAAATCCTCAAACCCCACAATTAACACAGAAAGTCGATTTAAAAGCCCAAAACCCAACATTTATTAAAAGCCCAACTCCCTTAATTATTCCCTCCCAGACGCATGCATTGCGTTCCCACCAAATTTAATCAGAAACCCCTTTTTAAATATGGAAAAtatcaactttaattcaataattaattaattaaatgacaaaaatgggATTATGGGATGGATTTCTTCTCACCTGGTGACCCCTCTGTAAATCGAAGTCCTCTGACCAAAAGTATCAGCAATCTTCTTTGAGCCGTCGTTGTCGACGGCGACAATGGCCTTCTTCTGATCGGAAGAGCTTTGACTGGTGGTGACTCCAAGCGACAAAGCATTCGTCGCGCAGCTGGAGTTGTAGACCCCCAACTCGTTCCCGTTCGACTCAATGGAATGACCCCCGAACTCGGCGCAAGCGAGCTGCTGCTGATGCTGAGTCGTCCGGGCCATGGACGTGGAGTCCTCCACCTCTGAGCCCGAGTTGGTCGAAAAGGCTTGGAACCCGGTAATCGCCTTGAGATCTTCCTGCcgttggtggtggtgatggtggtcgcCGCCGAAGTAGGTGGAGCTCTGGTCGTACATGTGGGTTAGGGACGATGAGTCCTGGGTCTCTGTTTGGCTATCGGAATAGCGCACCATTGATGACGAATCGCCGAGAAAGTCCTCGAGCTTCGGGATGTGCTGGGTGTGGCTCTGTGGGTCGACGAACGGTGACAGATTCGGCGAATCGGACTGGCCTTGTTGCTTTCTTTGATCCTCACCGTCTGTGAAAAACACTTGGGATTTTGGGTTCGTTTGCCACccttaaaaaaataaggaaaataaaacaaaaactctgATTATTACGCACATGCAGTTAGAGATATAGAGAGAACATTTATATTTTCTCGCCAACCAAACAGAAATTTCTTGTACTTTTGCTCTGATTCACCTCCCTCATCAGCCAAACAGATGACAAGTTTTTCAGATTTTCACGTGACCCAAAAATAAGATTTCAGTCGGCGattaaagacaaaaaaaaaaaaaaaatgttgtttaatcATATTTTCTCAGTGAACTCTTATCACAAACCGGTTGTAAActattttctcggcaaccaaacagagcacAAAGAAAGCTCGATCGGACAAAAGAGAAAGAACCCACTTACCGTTGCTGGCATAGAAGTTGTCGAGGAAGCACTGGGGGGAGGCGGCGGAGGACGCGTCGTAGGGGACGAAGGGAGATTGATCGGACTCAGAGGACCTCAGCATTTCCATGGGAGACATGAGAGAGAAGGACAACCAATTGCTCGCTGGAGCCATGTATTTGTATCTGACTAATAGACGTTTCGGGTTTGCTTTTTGTCAGCTTGTAATAAATCTGAGGAACCAAAAAGTGGAGGGATCGtcacaaaaagaaactaattaattaaattttctcAGCAAACAAACAGCCACTTGAAAGAAAAaaccaatttcaaatttttacatttttgtttcTCACTCCCCCAAAAAAACTGAAACTGCCTTGAACGTTACTGAAGAACGATACTCACGAGGTTAAGCTGGCTAATTAAGTTTGATTAACGACTCCTAAGCACAATGCATGCATAACCCATTTGGGTTTTAGCTCAAATGCTTCAAAGTTGAGCTgggtttttagagagagaagctgaaagttgaagagagagagaaggtgaaggaggagagaggaagaggaagaagctgTGGTTTAATATAAGAATAGAAGAAAgtagataataaaaaaatggggGTGAATAGGACTTTTAGGGGCGGGGGAAGAAATTTTGCCTGAAACAAGTTGCGGAAGTTCCGGACTGGGCGGCTCCAGCTCTCTTGTCTCTAAAATGTGTCTCATTTGTGTCTTCTTAATATGTTGACACGTGTTCTTTAACTTACTTTAAAACTTAATTATGTTAACTTTATtggcattctaaaaatctcattctacattctttataaatgtaattttctttctaattatagaaagtttaaaatgtcaaatgagattttaagaatactaataacaattctcaataATAAAAAACTGTTGGGTTAATGAGGTGAGCAAACCCAAATAAGATTCTTCACCTTCTTTTACGTGGCTGTTGAGTGAACAAACTTCTCTGTTCAAGCTTTCTGTAGAAAGTGAGATTAATGAACAAGCTTCTGCATCCCAATTGAAAGGTGATCTAAGAACTTCATGCTATGAATCAGGTAtggatacacacacacacacatatatactcTTATTGAACCATTTATAATTTTCTTGCTGAAATATTCATATACAAATTTGACTCTTATATATTGtatgtttcctttttccttAAGGACATGGATGGAGAAGATAATCCTAGTGAAGCCAATGGAATGAAAGCATATGAAAAGCCACTTCTGAATTATGAAACAGGTATTGACTTGAATTCTGTTATAGACTATGAAAGTAATGAAACAGTAGATTTGGAAAAAACTGATGTTCGGAAACAATTAGTTCCAGTATTAGGCATGGAGTTTGAGACAGAAGAAGATGCCTTTGAATTTTACAATGCATATGCTTATACCGTTGGCTTTAGCATTCAAAAAAGTAAAGCTCATACAAATGAGGATGGCAAGTTGACAGATAGACTTTTTGTTTGCTCTTCAGAAGGgcatcgtaaaaaaaaaaaaaagtgtgatcCCAATATCAGTTGTGGTCGATCGGCAAAGAACTATGAGGTTATTCAATTTATTCTTGAGCATACACACCCAACATCAAGTCCTTGTAAGACTCATTTTTTAGGTCGCATAAGAACATGTCTCTTGCACAAAAAGTTGAAGCTAATATGGCTGATAGTTCAGGAATTGCTCCAAGAGAAAGTGTCGAATTTATGAGTAGACAAGCTAGTGGTCGTCAAAATCTTGGATTCATTTATGATGACTATAAGAACTACCTGCATTCCAAGCGAACAAGAAAGATGAAGTTAGGTGATACAGGCGGAGTGTTGgaatatttacaaaaatgcaGTTGAATGATCCTAATTTCTTTTATGCTATACAAGTGGATGAAGATGATTCGATTACTAATATCTTTTGGGCTGATTCAAGGATGATGGTGgattatgattattttagtGATGTTGTATGTTTTGATAccacatataaaaaaaataaagaaagaaagccTTTTGCGATGTTTGTTTGTGTCAACAATCATAAACAAACTGTTGTATTTGGTGTTGCATTATTGTATGCGGAGATTGCTGCAATATTCAATTGGTTATTTGATACTTTTGTCAAGGCTATGTTTGATAAAAAACCGAAACCTATTCTAACTGTTCAAGATGCAGCAATGGCCAAAGCATTGTTTGAGAAGTGGCCACAAACATGTCATCATTTATGCTTCTGGCACATATAC of the Pyrus communis chromosome 1, drPyrComm1.1, whole genome shotgun sequence genome contains:
- the LOC137717825 gene encoding AP2-like ethylene-responsive transcription factor AIL6 → MAPASNWLSFSLMSPMEMLRSSESDQSPFVPYDASSAASPQCFLDNFYASNGWQTNPKSQVFFTDGEDQRKQQGQSDSPNLSPFVDPQSHTQHIPKLEDFLGDSSSMVRYSDSQTETQDSSSLTHMYDQSSTYFGGDHHHHHQRQEDLKAITGFQAFSTNSGSEVEDSTSMARTTQHQQQLACAEFGGHSIESNGNELGVYNSSCATNALSLGVTTSQSSSDQKKAIVAVDNDGSKKIADTFGQRTSIYRGVTRHRWTGRYEAHLWDNSCRREGQARKGRQVYLGGYDKEDKAARAYDLAALKYWGPTATTNFPVSTYSKELEDMQHMTKQEFIASLRRKSSGFSRGASVYRGVTRHHQQGRWQARIGRVAGNKDLYLGTFATEEEAAEAYDIAAIKFRGMNAVTNFEMNRYDVEAIGKSSLPVGGAAKRLKLSLEAEEQRPSVNHDQQHPQCSIGSNINFTSMQPVQSIPCGIPYDAAAANTYYHHLFHQFQPNYYGASDSAGLNPNVATQMSMMPQQPAEFYIWPNHQSH